One part of the uncultured Bacteroides sp. genome encodes these proteins:
- a CDS encoding macro domain-containing protein — protein sequence MVIYIRRGNIFKIENVNNFAHGCNCTGAMGKGIALQFRKRFPLMYTQYKNLCASGNFQLGDVFLYQFNEGFVFNLATQYSWKTKADENAIRTSLTKMLDIACEYNIKQIALPKIGAGLGGLDWLEVKLIIEDIASKYNDINLFVVEDFDGDV from the coding sequence ATCTTTAAAATAGAAAACGTCAATAATTTTGCGCATGGATGTAATTGTACTGGAGCGATGGGAAAAGGAATTGCATTACAATTCAGAAAGAGGTTCCCGCTTATGTATACGCAGTATAAAAATCTATGTGCTTCAGGGAATTTTCAATTAGGGGACGTATTTCTTTATCAATTTAATGAAGGATTTGTATTTAATTTAGCAACCCAATACTCTTGGAAAACAAAGGCTGATGAAAATGCGATTAGAACTTCTCTAACAAAAATGCTTGATATTGCGTGTGAATATAATATCAAGCAGATTGCTCTTCCCAAAATTGGAGCAGGCTTAGGAGGGTTAGATTGGTTGGAAGTTAAATTAATAATTGAAGATATTGCATCAAAATACAACGATATCAATCTTTTTGTGGTTGAAGATTTTGATGGCGATGTTTGA
- the ald gene encoding alanine dehydrogenase, whose translation MIIGIPKEIKNNENRVSLTPGGAKELIKRGHPVYVQHNAGINSGFDDEAYIAAGANILSTIEKVYEIAEMIVKVKEPIEPEYKLIKPNQVVFTYFHFASEKELTYAMIDSKAVCIAYETVEKEDRSLPLLIPMSEVAGRMAIQEGARFLERPQGGKGLLISGVPGVKPAKVLVLGGGVVGSNAAFLAAGMGADVVIADISLPRLRYLSEIMPHNVKTLYSSPHNIEEELPTTDLVIGAVLIPGAKAPHLITREMLKYLRKGSLMVDVAIDQGGCFETSHPTTHTDPQYIVDGIAHYCVANIPGAVPYTSTLALTNATFPYVLALANKGWEQACKEDKSLAKGLNIIKGKVTYPAVAETFGLKYEPIEL comes from the coding sequence ATGATAATCGGAATTCCAAAAGAGATCAAAAACAATGAGAACAGGGTCTCACTCACACCAGGTGGCGCAAAAGAACTAATTAAAAGAGGCCACCCCGTATACGTGCAACACAATGCAGGAATTAATAGCGGCTTTGATGACGAAGCTTATATAGCAGCTGGAGCAAACATTCTATCCACTATAGAAAAAGTTTATGAAATAGCAGAGATGATTGTTAAAGTAAAAGAGCCTATTGAACCTGAATATAAATTAATCAAACCGAATCAGGTAGTATTTACATATTTTCATTTTGCATCGGAAAAAGAACTCACTTATGCGATGATTGACAGCAAAGCAGTCTGTATTGCATACGAAACTGTAGAAAAGGAAGACAGATCTTTACCTTTACTAATCCCTATGTCTGAAGTTGCTGGTAGAATGGCAATTCAGGAAGGTGCGAGATTTCTTGAAAGACCACAAGGTGGCAAAGGCTTACTGATAAGCGGTGTTCCGGGAGTAAAGCCGGCAAAGGTATTGGTTCTTGGAGGTGGAGTTGTGGGTAGTAATGCTGCATTCCTTGCTGCCGGCATGGGAGCCGACGTAGTTATTGCCGATATATCACTTCCACGTTTGCGCTATCTAAGTGAAATTATGCCTCACAATGTGAAAACACTTTATTCTTCTCCTCATAATATTGAAGAGGAACTTCCAACAACCGATCTGGTTATTGGTGCAGTATTGATTCCCGGAGCAAAAGCTCCTCATTTAATAACCCGTGAAATGCTGAAATATCTCAGAAAAGGTAGTTTAATGGTAGATGTTGCTATTGACCAGGGCGGATGTTTTGAAACTTCTCACCCAACTACACATACAGATCCTCAATATATTGTAGACGGTATAGCTCACTATTGTGTAGCCAACATTCCCGGTGCAGTTCCTTATACTTCAACACTTGCTCTTACAAATGCAACTTTTCCTTACGTATTAGCTTTAGCAAATAAGGGATGGGAACAGGCTTGCAAAGAAGACAAGAGTCTGGCTAAAGGATTGAACATTATAAAAGGTAAAGTAACTTATCCGGCAGTAGCCGAAACCTTTGGTTTAAAGTACGAACCTATTGAATTATAA
- a CDS encoding ammonium transporter, producing MKKRWIIMMTILVIFCVIGVFTPETAGIWEPDAKVNYTDVTWILTATIFVLMMTPGLSFFYGGMVRQKNVISTILQSFIAMGVISVLWVVFGFSLAFGNDIGGFVGNPATFFMFNGVGAKTNALLSPTIPLALYALFQMKFAIITPSLITGSFAERVRFSAYMVFMILFCIFVYCPLAHWTWHPDGFLRQLGVVDFAGGIVVHASSGVAAFTGAIFLGRRCDRGGDRTPANIALVILGASMLWLGWFGFNAGSSLAANGVAVKAFLNTNTASATAMLAWVFFDSLRGRKPSAMGAAIGAVVGMVAITPSAGYVTVGQSMFIALITTIVCNVAVHWKNYNSVDDALDVFPTHGVGGITGTILTGVFVNGLVAGNIHVFLIHLLAVVIVCVYTFVVTYALYWITDRMIPMRVSVKSEHIGLDISQHDESYGIRFGERELAEYLDVEKAEDK from the coding sequence ATGAAAAAAAGATGGATTATTATGATGACGATTCTGGTCATCTTTTGTGTTATAGGAGTTTTTACTCCTGAAACTGCTGGAATATGGGAGCCCGACGCTAAAGTAAACTACACGGACGTAACATGGATTCTTACTGCAACAATTTTTGTATTAATGATGACTCCCGGATTATCGTTTTTTTATGGCGGTATGGTTCGTCAGAAAAATGTGATTTCCACAATTCTTCAAAGTTTCATTGCTATGGGGGTAATCAGTGTTCTTTGGGTTGTATTTGGATTTAGTTTGGCTTTTGGAAACGATATAGGAGGTTTTGTAGGTAACCCTGCTACTTTTTTCATGTTTAATGGAGTGGGTGCAAAGACTAATGCACTTTTAAGCCCTACAATTCCTCTGGCATTATATGCTTTGTTTCAAATGAAATTTGCTATAATAACGCCTTCATTGATTACCGGTTCATTTGCAGAACGCGTACGTTTCTCAGCGTATATGGTATTTATGATTTTATTTTGCATTTTTGTTTATTGCCCTTTGGCTCACTGGACATGGCATCCTGATGGTTTCTTGCGTCAACTAGGTGTAGTCGATTTTGCCGGTGGTATTGTGGTTCATGCTTCTTCGGGTGTTGCTGCATTTACAGGAGCAATATTCCTGGGAAGACGCTGCGACAGGGGAGGAGACAGAACTCCTGCAAATATTGCACTGGTTATTTTGGGCGCATCAATGCTTTGGTTAGGTTGGTTTGGTTTCAATGCCGGATCTTCACTTGCTGCTAATGGAGTAGCTGTGAAAGCATTCTTAAATACAAATACCGCTTCGGCAACAGCAATGCTTGCCTGGGTGTTCTTTGATAGCCTTCGTGGACGTAAACCTTCTGCAATGGGAGCTGCTATCGGAGCTGTGGTTGGTATGGTTGCAATTACTCCTTCTGCCGGTTATGTAACAGTAGGTCAAAGTATGTTTATTGCTTTAATTACAACAATTGTTTGTAATGTGGCTGTTCACTGGAAAAATTACAATTCTGTTGATGATGCTTTGGATGTATTTCCTACTCACGGTGTAGGAGGTATAACAGGTACTATTCTTACCGGTGTTTTTGTTAACGGCTTAGTTGCAGGAAACATTCATGTTTTTCTGATACATCTTTTGGCTGTAGTTATTGTATGTGTTTACACATTTGTGGTAACTTACGCTCTTTACTGGATTACAGATAGAATGATACCAATGCGAGTATCTGTTAAAAGCGAACACATTGGACTGGACATCAGTCAGCATGATGAATCGTATGGAATTCGTTTTGGTGAAAGAGAATTGGCAGAATACTTAGACGTGGAAAAGGCTGAAGATAAATAA
- a CDS encoding TIGR01777 family oxidoreductase, with amino-acid sequence MKVAITGSTGFIGKHLSDFLMNKGVEVHAVKREHYLPDNKSKLISLLNGCDAVINLAGASINSRWTKENKQKIRDSRIKTTRYLVQVINELATKPEAFISISAVGIYPDKEIWSERDGNYDNGFLAGVCKDWEAEAKKVSPDVRLVVPRLGVVLSKDGGAFPKMYLPFRLFIGGRIASGSQGFSWIHIDDLMNIFWTIITTKKIKGIIHCTAPQMCDNLIFTYSLAKIAHKPACFRIPSVIFKIMYGEGASILTKGQKVFPYKLLNYGYSFQYPEINKALKNLCN; translated from the coding sequence ATGAAGGTTGCAATTACAGGGAGTACAGGATTTATAGGAAAGCATCTTAGTGATTTTCTTATGAATAAAGGTGTAGAAGTACATGCAGTGAAAAGAGAGCATTATCTTCCTGATAATAAATCGAAGTTAATATCTCTTTTAAACGGTTGTGATGCGGTTATTAATCTGGCTGGAGCTTCAATTAATAGTCGTTGGACTAAAGAAAATAAACAAAAAATAAGAGATAGCAGAATAAAAACGACCAGATATTTAGTACAGGTAATCAATGAATTAGCGACTAAGCCAGAAGCTTTTATATCTATTTCTGCAGTTGGAATATATCCCGATAAAGAGATATGGAGCGAAAGAGACGGGAATTATGATAACGGCTTCTTAGCCGGTGTTTGTAAAGACTGGGAAGCTGAAGCCAAAAAGGTATCTCCGGACGTACGTTTAGTTGTTCCTCGACTTGGTGTTGTTCTAAGTAAAGACGGAGGAGCTTTTCCTAAAATGTATCTACCGTTTCGTTTGTTTATTGGAGGAAGGATAGCATCTGGCAGTCAAGGTTTTTCCTGGATACACATTGACGATTTAATGAATATATTCTGGACTATAATAACAACAAAAAAGATAAAAGGTATTATTCATTGCACCGCTCCTCAGATGTGCGACAATCTTATATTTACCTATTCTTTAGCAAAGATAGCTCATAAGCCGGCATGCTTCCGCATACCATCTGTCATTTTTAAAATTATGTATGGCGAAGGTGCATCAATTCTCACGAAAGGACAAAAAGTATTTCCTTATAAGTTATTGAATTATGGATATTCATTTCAGTATCCGGAAATAAATAAGGCTCTTAAAAATCTGTGCAACTAA
- a CDS encoding M23 family metallopeptidase has protein sequence MKRYIIALMLLSEFSLSAREAKKAVFVNPLNIPIVLSGNFGELRANHFHGGLDFKTKQVTGLPVYSIADGYVSQINVSLGSGYMLHVRHKNGYTSIYRHMLGFVHLLANYTEKYQYEHELDEVTIDLPPDEFPVKAGQQIGWSGNEGYSFGPHLHMDLIDTESGDFVDPLQFYASMVKDTKPPRAESIMLFPQSGKGVVNSRQANFSFPPYGNRVIEAWGEIGAGIRAHDYMDNVSNHYGVHSVTLFVDGKEVCSSNMDYFSAYENRMVNSWAYAGYMKSFRDPGNKLRFLHTGDDRGIVQINEERDYKFMFVLKDVFGNSSNYTFTVRGKKQEIPEAVVKSKYILKWDELNVLNKPGVQLIVPAGMVYKDEPVNFETFDVPGAISLDCQLHNVPLPLHAPCELEIGIRNMIKQDTKKYYIAQKIGNGYKYVGGVYNNGYICADIKDLGTYTVKIDTIRPRIAPVGKNYWSKAGIVSFSIRDNETGIKYYKGRIDGKFALFHLKLMNSRLSCRLDSRKIQKGIQHDVEILVIDNCGNASVYRDSFKW, from the coding sequence ATGAAAAGATATATAATTGCTCTGATGTTGTTAAGTGAGTTTTCACTATCAGCACGTGAAGCAAAAAAGGCTGTATTTGTAAATCCACTTAACATACCTATTGTTCTGAGTGGTAATTTCGGAGAGTTGAGAGCAAACCATTTTCATGGTGGATTAGATTTTAAAACAAAACAGGTTACAGGATTACCTGTTTATAGCATAGCAGATGGGTACGTATCCCAGATAAATGTTTCTTTGGGATCGGGTTACATGCTTCATGTGAGACATAAAAATGGATATACCTCTATTTATCGTCACATGCTTGGCTTTGTGCATTTACTGGCAAATTATACTGAAAAATATCAGTATGAACATGAGCTGGACGAAGTAACTATCGATCTTCCTCCTGACGAATTTCCGGTAAAGGCTGGTCAGCAGATAGGATGGAGCGGTAATGAAGGATATTCTTTTGGTCCACATTTACATATGGACCTTATTGATACAGAATCGGGTGATTTTGTCGATCCTTTGCAGTTCTATGCCAGTATGGTTAAAGATACCAAACCGCCCAGAGCTGAAAGTATTATGTTGTTTCCACAATCGGGAAAGGGAGTGGTGAATAGCCGCCAAGCTAATTTCTCATTTCCCCCTTACGGAAATAGGGTAATTGAAGCCTGGGGAGAGATTGGTGCCGGAATCAGGGCTCATGATTATATGGACAATGTGTCTAATCATTACGGAGTACATTCTGTAACGCTATTTGTGGATGGAAAAGAAGTTTGCAGTAGCAATATGGATTATTTCTCGGCATACGAAAACCGCATGGTTAATTCATGGGCGTATGCAGGATATATGAAATCATTCCGTGATCCGGGTAATAAGCTTCGTTTTTTACATACCGGAGATGATAGAGGTATTGTGCAGATCAATGAAGAACGCGATTATAAATTTATGTTTGTACTGAAAGATGTATTTGGAAACTCGTCCAATTATACATTTACAGTTCGTGGAAAGAAACAGGAAATTCCTGAAGCTGTAGTTAAAAGTAAGTACATACTGAAATGGGATGAACTGAATGTTTTGAATAAACCGGGTGTGCAACTGATAGTTCCTGCCGGAATGGTATATAAGGATGAACCTGTAAACTTTGAAACATTTGATGTTCCGGGAGCCATTTCCTTAGATTGCCAGTTACATAATGTACCATTACCACTTCATGCACCTTGCGAATTGGAAATCGGTATTCGTAATATGATCAAGCAAGATACGAAAAAGTACTATATAGCTCAGAAAATAGGTAATGGATACAAATATGTAGGTGGAGTATATAACAATGGATATATTTGTGCTGATATAAAAGATCTTGGCACATATACAGTTAAAATAGACACAATTCGTCCAAGAATAGCTCCGGTAGGGAAAAACTATTGGTCTAAAGCCGGGATTGTATCTTTTTCTATTCGTGATAACGAAACAGGCATCAAGTATTATAAAGGCAGAATTGATGGTAAATTTGCTCTTTTTCATCTGAAATTAATGAATTCTCGTTTGAGTTGCAGACTCGATTCCAGAAAAATTCAAAAAGGAATTCAGCACGATGTAGAAATACTTGTAATAGATAATTGTGGTAATGCTTCGGTTTATCGCGACTCATTTAAATGGTAG
- a CDS encoding C69 family dipeptidase: MNKRLITFAFLLFALFAKTLACTNLIVGKNASTDGSTIVSYSADSYGMFGYLCHYPSGTFAKGTMLNINEWDTGKYLGQIEQAKKTYNVIGNMNEFQLTIAETTFGGREELVDSTGIIDYGSLIYITLQRAHTAREAIQTMDKLVQEYGYYSSGESFTIADPNEVWIMDMVGKGPGIRGAVWVAVRIPDDCIAAHANQSRIHQFNMDDKENCMYSSDVISFAREKKYFNGVNKDFSFADAYAPLDFSARRFCEARVWSFYRMFNPEMESYLGYIQGTSKEPMPLYIKPAKKLSVQDIKNAMRDHYEGTPLDLTKDLGAGPYKSPYRLSPLTYKVGDQEYFNERPISTQQTGFTFVAQMRADKPDAIGGVLWFGMDDANMTVYTPVYCCTDKVPECYAQGKGDYITFSWDSSFWIFNWVANMIYPRYSLMIDDLRSTQKEMESGFNMSQDAIEATAAKMYETDPAKAKAFLTNYTNMSAQNTFETWKHLGEFLIVKYNDGVVKRMKNGKFERNSIGQPAPVMRPGYPKDFLEEVVKATGDRYKVTQ; encoded by the coding sequence ATGAATAAACGACTTATAACCTTTGCTTTCTTACTGTTTGCATTGTTTGCTAAAACCTTAGCATGTACAAATCTTATTGTAGGAAAAAATGCTTCAACAGATGGTTCAACCATTGTTTCTTATTCAGCCGACTCTTATGGTATGTTTGGTTATCTATGTCATTACCCTTCCGGAACCTTTGCTAAAGGAACCATGCTGAATATTAACGAATGGGATACCGGTAAGTATTTAGGGCAAATAGAACAAGCCAAAAAAACATATAATGTAATTGGTAATATGAACGAGTTTCAGTTAACAATTGCAGAAACAACCTTTGGTGGTCGTGAAGAGTTGGTAGATTCAACAGGGATTATTGATTATGGAAGTCTTATTTACATAACTCTTCAAAGAGCGCATACTGCCAGAGAGGCTATTCAGACAATGGATAAGCTGGTTCAGGAATATGGATATTATAGCAGTGGCGAATCTTTTACCATTGCCGATCCAAATGAAGTATGGATTATGGATATGGTTGGAAAAGGTCCCGGCATTCGTGGTGCAGTTTGGGTAGCAGTACGCATACCGGACGATTGTATTGCAGCTCATGCTAACCAATCTCGTATTCATCAGTTTAATATGGATGATAAGGAAAACTGCATGTATTCTTCTGATGTAATTTCATTTGCCCGTGAGAAAAAGTACTTTAACGGTGTGAATAAAGACTTTAGTTTTGCAGATGCTTATGCTCCGCTTGATTTTAGTGCACGTCGTTTTTGCGAAGCCAGAGTATGGAGCTTCTACCGCATGTTTAATCCCGAAATGGAATCATATTTAGGATATATTCAGGGAACTAGCAAAGAACCGATGCCTCTTTACATTAAACCAGCCAAAAAACTGTCAGTACAAGATATAAAGAATGCAATGCGCGATCATTACGAAGGTACTCCACTCGATTTAACAAAAGATTTAGGAGCTGGTCCATATAAAAGTCCGTATCGCCTTTCTCCGCTAACATATAAGGTTGGCGATCAGGAATATTTTAACGAACGACCAATCTCTACTCAACAAACAGGATTCACTTTTGTTGCTCAGATGAGAGCTGATAAGCCAGATGCAATTGGTGGTGTGTTATGGTTTGGTATGGATGATGCAAATATGACAGTTTACACTCCGGTATATTGTTGTACAGATAAAGTGCCTGAATGTTATGCTCAGGGAAAAGGCGATTATATTACCTTCTCATGGGACTCTTCATTCTGGATATTTAACTGGGTTGCAAATATGATTTATCCTCGTTATAGTCTGATGATTGACGATTTACGCTCCACTCAAAAAGAAATGGAAAGCGGATTCAATATGTCACAAGATGCAATTGAAGCTACTGCAGCCAAAATGTACGAAACAGATCCTGCAAAGGCAAAAGCATTTCTTACAAATTACACAAACATGTCTGCTCAGAATACTTTTGAAACATGGAAACATCTGGGTGAATTCCTTATTGTGAAATACAATGACGGAGTTGTGAAGCGTATGAAAAATGGTAAGTTCGAACGTAACTCAATTGGACAGCCAGCACCGGTAATGCGTCCTGGATATCCGAAAGATTTTCTTGAAGAGGTTGTTAAGGCTACTGGAGATCGTTATAAAGTGACACAATAG
- a CDS encoding phospho-sugar mutase, giving the protein MDNQELIKFVSEKANKWLAPAYDAETQAEVKRMLENEDKTELIESFYKDLEFGTGGLRGIMGVGSNRMNIYTVGAATQGLSNYLNKSFKELKQISVVIGHDSRNNSRKFAEISANIFSANGIKVYLFEDLRPTPEMSFTIRHLGCQSGIILTASHNPKEYNGYKAYWDDGAQVLAPHDSGIIDEVNKVSSAADIKFEGNPALIEIIGEDIDKAYLDKVKTVSIDPEVIARHNDLKIVYTPIHGTGVRIIPRSLKMWGFTNVIPVPEQNVISGDFPTVKSPNPEEPAALSMAIEKAKETDADLVMASDPDADRVGISCKDDKGEWVLINGNQTCLMYLYYIITQYKALNKIKGDEFVVKTIVTTELIKTIADRNKIEMLDCYTGFKWIAREIRLAEGKKTYIGGGEESYGFLAEDFCRDKDAVSACCLIAEVAAWAKDNGKTLYQLLQDIYVEYGFSKEKGVSVVKQGKSGAEEIKQMMTDFRNNPPKEMAGSKIVLYKDFQALQQTDALTGEKSALDMPESSNVLQYFTEDGSKVSIRPSGTEPKIKFYIEVKGDIKSRADYDKSNAAADEKIKAVMTSLGI; this is encoded by the coding sequence ATGGATAATCAAGAATTGATAAAATTCGTATCAGAGAAAGCTAATAAATGGCTCGCTCCCGCTTATGATGCAGAAACTCAGGCAGAGGTTAAAAGAATGCTTGAAAATGAAGATAAAACAGAACTGATCGAATCATTCTATAAAGACCTGGAATTTGGAACAGGTGGTTTACGTGGTATAATGGGAGTAGGTAGTAACCGTATGAACATTTATACTGTTGGAGCTGCAACTCAGGGTTTATCTAACTATCTGAATAAATCTTTCAAGGAATTAAAGCAAATATCTGTAGTTATTGGTCACGATAGTCGTAACAACAGCCGTAAATTTGCAGAAATCTCTGCGAATATCTTTTCAGCAAACGGAATAAAGGTTTATCTGTTTGAAGACCTTCGTCCAACTCCTGAAATGTCTTTCACTATCCGTCATTTAGGTTGCCAGAGTGGTATTATTCTTACAGCTTCTCACAACCCAAAAGAATACAACGGTTATAAAGCATACTGGGATGATGGCGCACAGGTACTTGCACCTCACGATTCAGGTATTATTGATGAAGTAAATAAAGTATCTTCTGCTGCCGATATTAAGTTCGAAGGCAACCCTGCGCTAATTGAAATTATTGGCGAAGATATTGATAAAGCATATTTAGATAAGGTAAAGACAGTATCAATTGATCCTGAAGTTATTGCTCGTCATAACGATTTGAAGATTGTCTATACTCCAATTCACGGAACAGGTGTACGTATTATACCACGTTCTTTGAAAATGTGGGGCTTTACTAATGTAATTCCGGTGCCAGAACAAAATGTGATTAGTGGTGATTTCCCAACAGTGAAGTCTCCTAATCCAGAAGAACCTGCAGCATTGTCAATGGCAATAGAAAAAGCTAAAGAAACAGATGCCGATTTAGTTATGGCTTCCGATCCTGATGCCGACCGTGTAGGTATTTCCTGCAAGGACGACAAAGGTGAATGGGTATTGATTAATGGTAACCAGACTTGTCTGATGTATTTATATTACATCATCACTCAATACAAAGCTTTGAATAAAATCAAAGGAGATGAATTCGTAGTGAAGACAATTGTTACTACAGAATTGATCAAGACTATTGCAGACCGCAATAAGATTGAAATGCTTGATTGTTACACCGGTTTTAAATGGATTGCACGCGAAATTCGTTTGGCTGAAGGCAAGAAAACATACATTGGTGGTGGAGAAGAAAGCTACGGATTCCTTGCCGAAGATTTCTGCCGTGATAAAGATGCTGTTTCTGCTTGCTGTTTAATTGCTGAGGTTGCTGCCTGGGCAAAAGATAATGGCAAAACTTTGTATCAATTGCTTCAGGATATCTATGTAGAATACGGATTCTCAAAAGAAAAAGGTGTTTCTGTAGTGAAACAAGGTAAGAGTGGAGCAGAAGAAATCAAGCAAATGATGACTGATTTCCGCAACAATCCTCCTAAAGAAATGGCTGGTTCTAAGATTGTTCTTTATAAGGACTTCCAGGCTTTACAGCAGACTGATGCTTTAACCGGAGAAAAATCAGCATTGGATATGCCTGAATCTTCTAATGTATTACAATACTTCACTGAAGATGGTAGTAAAGTTTCTATCCGTCCTTCAGGTACAGAACCTAAGATTAAGTTCTACATAGAGGTTAAAGGCGATATTAAATCACGTGCAGATTATGATAAATCAAATGCTGCCGCTGACGAAAAGATTAAAGCCGTTATGACTTCTCTTGGAATCTAA
- a CDS encoding cytidine deaminase: protein MKDLTIKSIIKVCQYDELSDEDKKLIDQSIEATKRSYAPYSKFSVGAAALLDNGITVTGNNQENAAYPSGLCAERTTLFYANSQYPESAVKTLAIAARTERDFIDTPIPPCGACRQVILETEKRFGNSIRILLYGKECIYIVEGIGSLLPLSFDASAMD, encoded by the coding sequence ATGAAAGATCTGACGATCAAATCTATTATAAAAGTTTGCCAATACGATGAACTTTCCGATGAAGATAAAAAGCTGATTGATCAATCAATTGAAGCAACGAAGCGTAGTTACGCTCCTTATTCAAAGTTTTCAGTAGGTGCTGCAGCTTTACTCGATAATGGAATTACTGTTACCGGTAATAATCAGGAGAATGCAGCCTACCCTTCCGGACTCTGTGCCGAACGCACTACGTTGTTCTATGCAAACTCTCAATATCCGGAATCTGCAGTAAAGACTCTGGCTATTGCTGCCCGTACGGAACGTGATTTTATAGATACTCCTATTCCTCCGTGCGGTGCTTGCCGGCAGGTTATTCTGGAAACAGAGAAACGTTTTGGTAATTCCATTCGTATTTTACTTTATGGAAAGGAATGCATTTACATTGTAGAAGGAATTGGAAGTCTGCTTCCACTCTCTTTTGACGCTTCGGCAATGGACTAA